One stretch of Bordetella avium DNA includes these proteins:
- a CDS encoding ABC transporter permease, producing the protein MSSRSLRYMCNALRLSVSDVRTRYRKSVLGPLWLTLGNAVAIFGFSAVWAELLGEKRNVFIPSLAIGLVIWQYLSGVMASATVAYTANGHVMRNHRIPVWFFAVRTLGYHLINLAHNLALVCVVLFFFGTRWSDQAWLAIPGLLLLIFASVPLAALLAALGARFRDVRYAVESSLPLLFFVSPVLFRPESLAGRFIWFNPVSYFIEALRMPLMSLVQDQAPPQAFIYAGALGFFLILCLACAAVYARNPRRVLFWI; encoded by the coding sequence ATGTCGTCTCGATCGTTACGCTACATGTGCAATGCTCTGCGTTTGAGCGTCTCGGATGTGCGTACCCGATACCGGAAAAGTGTGCTTGGCCCGCTATGGCTGACCTTGGGTAATGCTGTCGCCATCTTCGGGTTCAGCGCTGTCTGGGCGGAACTCCTTGGCGAGAAGCGCAACGTATTCATTCCTTCCTTGGCCATCGGCTTGGTCATCTGGCAGTACCTGTCAGGTGTCATGGCATCGGCCACGGTTGCCTATACCGCCAACGGACATGTGATGCGAAATCACAGGATTCCCGTGTGGTTTTTCGCCGTGCGCACGCTGGGTTATCACCTCATCAATCTGGCGCACAACCTGGCCCTGGTCTGCGTCGTTCTATTTTTCTTCGGCACCCGCTGGTCGGACCAGGCATGGCTGGCCATTCCCGGTCTGCTGTTGCTCATTTTCGCTAGTGTCCCGCTTGCCGCGCTGCTCGCGGCGCTTGGGGCCCGATTTCGCGATGTGCGTTATGCCGTCGAGTCGAGCCTGCCCCTGCTGTTCTTTGTCAGCCCGGTGTTGTTCCGTCCTGAAAGCCTAGCTGGCAGATTCATCTGGTTCAACCCGGTCTCCTACTTTATCGAGGCCTTGCGTATGCCGCTGATGTCACTGGTGCAGGACCAGGCGCCGCCGCAGGCCTTCATCTATGCCGGCGCCCTTGGCTTTTTCCTGATTCTCTGTCTGGCCTGTGCTGCCGTTTATGCGCGTAATCCGCGCCGTGTTCTGTTCTGGATATGA
- a CDS encoding ABC transporter ATP-binding protein: MAYIRFDQVSLRYPMMDVQASHLRNQIANWLSFGATRKRAGTVWQVDALKGVSFEICQGDRVGLIGANGAGKSTLLRTIAGIYTPQGGKVDVQGEAVSLMFDIDAGTAPELTGRENVLTLGMTMGFSAADCRAITRQVETFSELGEFFDMPMEAYSSGMRMRLSFSLATAMIPDILLLDEWFSTGDAAFQRKCVARLETMLNKSAITVFASHDHGLLRRCCTRFFLLESGSVRELPENEFDRLMTEGV, from the coding sequence ATGGCTTATATACGCTTTGATCAGGTTTCTCTGCGATATCCCATGATGGATGTCCAGGCCAGTCATTTGCGGAATCAGATCGCCAACTGGCTTTCTTTCGGCGCAACGCGCAAGCGCGCGGGTACGGTCTGGCAGGTGGATGCGCTCAAGGGGGTCAGCTTTGAAATCTGTCAGGGCGATCGCGTCGGTCTGATCGGCGCGAACGGCGCCGGGAAAAGCACCTTGCTGCGCACCATTGCCGGTATCTACACCCCCCAAGGGGGCAAGGTCGATGTGCAGGGTGAGGCGGTTTCCCTCATGTTCGATATCGATGCAGGCACCGCACCCGAACTTACGGGCCGGGAGAACGTCCTGACCCTGGGGATGACCATGGGCTTTTCCGCTGCGGATTGCCGTGCGATCACGCGCCAGGTCGAGACCTTCAGCGAGCTGGGCGAATTCTTCGATATGCCTATGGAAGCCTATTCCTCCGGCATGCGTATGCGGCTTAGTTTTTCGCTGGCGACCGCCATGATCCCCGACATTCTGCTTCTCGATGAATGGTTCTCGACCGGTGATGCCGCGTTTCAGCGCAAGTGTGTCGCACGTCTGGAAACGATGTTGAACAAAAGCGCCATCACGGTCTTTGCCTCGCATGACCATGGATTGCTGCGGCGCTGTTGTACGCGCTTTTTCCTGTTGGAAAGCGGAAGTGTGCGGGAGCTTCCTGAAAACGAGTTTGATCGCTTAATGACTGAGGGTGTTTAA
- a CDS encoding acyl carrier protein: MEKMELSEFIDEFLIACDFVDEVSVNADSRLDEIADFDSLAMLGVIIMMETRFSRRITAEKVFELATVGALYAYSQEQV; encoded by the coding sequence ATGGAAAAAATGGAGCTAAGTGAGTTCATCGATGAGTTTCTCATCGCTTGTGACTTCGTCGATGAGGTGTCGGTCAATGCAGATAGTCGTCTGGATGAGATCGCTGACTTTGATTCGCTGGCCATGCTGGGCGTGATTATCATGATGGAGACCCGTTTTTCTCGGCGCATCACGGCAGAAAAAGTTTTTGAACTCGCTACGGTAGGCGCTCTGTACGCCTATTCTCAGGAGCAGGTGTGA
- a CDS encoding ketoacyl-ACP synthase III: MPADQLRQRERLVKNIGIRWRRYCSGSSLIFSDLAQHAAEKLLQGLAWDPASVDALILVTQSPEFLIPATSIILQHRLGLPITTLAFDINLGCSGYPYGVFVCASMMGDRRLRRVILLAGDQSASGATEDVGREVLFSDACTATALEYDPSAEPMYFHGRSDGSGYDAIIMPHGGKRFPMRPDSHFPISCRDGVRRAPNDVWLDGPAVLNFSTDRAPRAIAELLGEVGIATADVDYFVLHQANRMINETIRKKIGVDEKKWPSSLYDYGNTSSASIPVTITARLAQQASEQRLRWVWCGFGIGLSWGTLYLETKPFYVPELITLGEKYDFSTDRFS, translated from the coding sequence GTGCCCGCCGATCAGTTGCGCCAACGTGAACGTCTCGTGAAAAACATCGGCATACGGTGGCGGCGCTATTGCAGCGGGAGCAGCCTGATTTTTTCGGATCTGGCTCAGCATGCAGCGGAAAAACTATTGCAAGGACTGGCATGGGACCCGGCATCGGTGGATGCGCTTATTCTCGTGACCCAGTCGCCTGAATTCCTGATCCCGGCTACCTCCATCATCTTGCAGCATCGCCTGGGTCTGCCCATCACGACGCTTGCCTTTGATATCAACCTGGGCTGCTCGGGCTATCCCTATGGCGTATTTGTCTGCGCCTCGATGATGGGCGATCGGCGTCTGCGCCGCGTCATTCTTTTGGCGGGAGACCAGTCGGCCTCGGGCGCGACTGAAGATGTCGGACGTGAGGTCCTCTTCAGCGATGCTTGTACGGCTACCGCATTGGAATATGACCCCTCGGCCGAGCCCATGTATTTCCATGGACGCAGTGACGGCTCTGGTTATGACGCCATCATCATGCCGCATGGCGGCAAGCGCTTTCCGATGCGTCCGGACAGCCATTTCCCAATAAGCTGCCGTGACGGCGTGAGGCGCGCACCCAACGATGTGTGGCTCGATGGTCCTGCCGTCTTGAATTTTTCCACGGATCGTGCGCCGCGCGCAATCGCCGAGTTGCTCGGTGAGGTCGGGATTGCCACCGCTGATGTTGATTACTTCGTACTGCATCAGGCTAATCGGATGATCAACGAAACCATACGAAAAAAAATCGGCGTCGACGAAAAAAAATGGCCCAGTTCGCTTTATGACTACGGCAATACCAGCTCGGCGAGTATCCCGGTCACCATCACCGCAAGGCTTGCTCAGCAGGCATCGGAACAACGCCTGAGATGGGTATGGTGCGGTTTTGGTATTGGTCTGAGTTGGGGGACTCTGTATCTCGAAACGAAGCCGTTCTACGTTCCAGAACTCATCACGTTGGGAGAAAAATATGATTTCTCAACTGATCGATTTTCGTGA
- a CDS encoding SDR family NAD(P)-dependent oxidoreductase, with the protein MISQLIDFRDRNYLVTGGARGMGRALAQRLLALDANVWVVSREAPLDLDAQHVSSDLADEGQREHLAEAFSDTKLDGIVFNPGAVGDFCSFSSVKETELRELWEQNFLSPYLLLQTLFRKRCLGSSASVVVNVAHVAAYAPQSTSAYAASLAALHTGLLSASRDLVAQHMRINFVLHGPVDTGASGELVPDAHIMSADEAIGAMLFLLTPAARWMNGSSLRVDGGMSVDMVPGR; encoded by the coding sequence ATGATTTCTCAACTGATCGATTTTCGTGACCGGAACTATTTGGTCACGGGAGGGGCGCGGGGTATGGGCCGCGCGCTTGCCCAACGTTTGCTAGCCCTGGACGCTAACGTATGGGTGGTCTCGCGGGAAGCGCCACTTGATCTTGATGCGCAACACGTTTCCAGCGATCTTGCCGATGAGGGGCAGCGTGAGCATCTGGCCGAGGCTTTCAGTGACACCAAGCTCGACGGAATTGTGTTCAATCCCGGCGCTGTTGGCGATTTCTGTTCTTTTTCATCGGTCAAAGAGACAGAGTTACGCGAGCTATGGGAGCAAAACTTTCTGTCGCCTTATCTGCTTTTGCAGACCTTGTTCCGTAAGAGGTGTTTGGGGTCGAGCGCCTCGGTGGTTGTCAATGTCGCGCATGTGGCGGCTTATGCGCCGCAGTCCACTTCGGCCTATGCGGCTTCGCTGGCCGCGCTGCATACCGGATTACTCTCGGCATCGCGTGACCTGGTCGCTCAGCACATGCGTATCAATTTTGTGCTTCATGGTCCCGTTGACACTGGGGCGTCTGGAGAGCTTGTCCCGGACGCACATATCATGAGCGCCGATGAGGCTATCGGTGCGATGCTGTTTTTGCTGACGCCAGCGGCCCGGTGGATGAATGGGAGTTCTTTGCGGGTGGATGGCGGCATGAGTGTCGATATGGTGCCTGGCCGATGA
- a CDS encoding SDR family NAD(P)-dependent oxidoreductase, which produces MNLSGKRILLLGGTSEIGREIALNALELGAAVSGIVRKNPGDLGYPVHILDLLDAQQVQQYVSTIESPLDGLVFSVGEFVRAPLSLLTPELIQRAIDVNINTLIVMLRALVVARRLRRGASVVLISSISAYLGVRGIAPYTMAKAALVALGRVLSNDLMRHGIRVNSVSPAMVRTRMSCGSPGEQQWLDQFGKERYPLGVGHPIDVAGPVLFLLADDAKAINGTDIILSGGAIRT; this is translated from the coding sequence ATGAATCTCAGCGGCAAACGCATCCTGCTACTTGGCGGTACCTCCGAAATCGGTAGGGAGATTGCCTTGAATGCGCTGGAGCTGGGCGCCGCAGTGTCCGGCATCGTCAGAAAAAATCCAGGCGATCTTGGCTATCCCGTGCACATCCTGGATTTACTCGATGCTCAGCAGGTGCAGCAGTATGTGTCGACTATTGAGTCCCCTCTAGATGGTTTGGTGTTCAGCGTCGGAGAGTTCGTCAGAGCGCCCTTGTCCTTACTGACGCCTGAACTTATACAAAGGGCGATCGACGTCAATATCAATACCTTGATCGTGATGCTGAGAGCTTTGGTGGTCGCGCGCAGACTAAGGAGAGGCGCGTCGGTTGTATTGATCTCCTCCATTAGCGCTTATCTAGGCGTGCGGGGTATTGCGCCCTATACGATGGCCAAGGCTGCTTTGGTCGCGCTTGGCCGTGTTCTCAGCAATGACCTGATGCGCCATGGAATCCGTGTTAATTCGGTATCACCAGCGATGGTGCGTACCCGGATGAGCTGCGGTTCTCCAGGAGAGCAGCAATGGCTTGATCAGTTTGGAAAGGAACGCTATCCATTGGGCGTGGGCCATCCTATTGACGTCGCTGGGCCGGTGTTGTTTCTGCTTGCCGATGACGCCAAAGCCATCAACGGCACCGACATTATCCTCTCTGGCGGAGCGATAAGAACATGA
- a CDS encoding acetyltransferase, whose product MTIRLCLLGAGGYGREVLDCLLNDSRFEVAGFVDDSPAFRGNEVAGVPVLGGVDDVPLLPDVLFLASVGSPALRRKMTQSLLARGANFARVLCGYIGSRSQIGASLIHPGAVLSVDCQVADYVSISFGAVLGHDTVVGDYTHIGWGAFIAGNCHIGEGVLIEPSVCIARGLHIGSGAHIGLGSVVLRDVPEGATVLGNPGRVVR is encoded by the coding sequence ATGACCATAAGGCTGTGCTTGTTAGGCGCTGGCGGTTATGGACGTGAAGTGTTGGATTGTCTGTTGAATGACAGTCGGTTTGAAGTGGCGGGTTTCGTGGATGACTCGCCAGCGTTTCGAGGAAACGAGGTGGCCGGCGTGCCCGTGCTGGGGGGCGTCGATGATGTGCCTCTTCTACCTGACGTCTTGTTCCTTGCCAGCGTGGGCAGTCCGGCACTACGCCGAAAAATGACTCAGAGTTTGCTTGCCCGCGGAGCAAATTTTGCCCGTGTGCTGTGTGGATATATCGGGTCACGCAGCCAGATCGGCGCTTCGCTGATTCATCCCGGAGCCGTTCTTTCTGTGGATTGCCAAGTTGCGGATTATGTCAGCATTTCCTTTGGTGCCGTGCTTGGTCATGACACTGTGGTAGGTGATTACACCCATATCGGTTGGGGTGCTTTTATCGCTGGTAATTGCCATATAGGCGAAGGCGTCTTGATCGAGCCTAGTGTCTGTATCGCACGTGGTTTGCATATCGGATCTGGCGCGCACATCGGCTTGGGTTCGGTGGTCTTGCGTGATGTTCCAGAGGGCGCCACGGTGCTTGGGAATCCGGGGAGGGTAGTTCGATGA
- a CDS encoding aromatic ring-hydroxylating oxygenase subunit alpha: MKEAVFDPAWYADEHYLALEKREIFEKLWLVAGFRSALKKDGDYFTITIFDYEIVVHLLNGQPRAYFNICPHRGGAIVTDVTGNTRPVCKYHGWAFRDGAALTGVRMANAFEHDAVRVDDACGRGLTTLAVAVVGPLIFINMDGQPLAIEEQFPADVLEQLERAGQGSAVLQADFLARYNWKLNMENVKDWMHAPFVHSSTFLGTLPEMQRQLQEHGMIRMRETEARSFGRFVQEIRDLRLLSYRMQSCYEVEEQWYDSKIKRRLSPDHYENIFLFPNTNFCSVGGRYYATQQYFPKSAGSFFYRMNFCLAEMTAKFDAAPLLMAIARGERFVIDEDSVVLERVQRGFASASGREWRFTQGDYEEHLMRQMVYLRDCVYREV; this comes from the coding sequence ATGAAAGAGGCGGTTTTTGACCCGGCTTGGTATGCCGATGAGCATTATTTGGCGCTGGAAAAGCGAGAGATTTTCGAGAAACTCTGGTTGGTCGCCGGTTTCCGTTCTGCGCTTAAGAAAGATGGCGACTATTTCACGATCACCATTTTTGACTATGAGATCGTCGTTCATCTGCTCAATGGCCAGCCTAGGGCCTATTTCAATATCTGTCCGCATCGCGGCGGCGCAATCGTTACCGACGTGACGGGCAATACCCGCCCTGTGTGTAAGTACCATGGCTGGGCTTTTCGTGACGGCGCCGCACTGACCGGTGTGCGCATGGCGAATGCCTTCGAGCACGATGCCGTCCGAGTCGATGATGCCTGTGGGCGCGGGCTCACCACCTTGGCGGTTGCTGTCGTCGGGCCGCTCATCTTCATCAATATGGATGGCCAGCCGCTAGCTATCGAAGAGCAGTTTCCCGCCGATGTGCTCGAACAGCTAGAGCGTGCCGGTCAGGGAAGTGCTGTGCTTCAGGCCGATTTCCTGGCACGGTATAACTGGAAGCTCAATATGGAGAACGTCAAAGATTGGATGCATGCGCCTTTTGTGCATTCATCGACGTTCTTGGGAACTTTGCCGGAGATGCAGCGGCAGCTTCAAGAACACGGGATGATCAGGATGCGTGAGACGGAGGCGCGAAGTTTCGGTCGCTTCGTTCAAGAAATTCGAGACCTTCGTTTGCTTTCTTATCGGATGCAGAGTTGTTATGAGGTCGAGGAACAGTGGTATGACTCAAAAATAAAGCGTCGGCTTTCTCCTGATCATTACGAGAATATCTTCCTCTTCCCTAACACCAATTTCTGTTCTGTCGGCGGTAGGTACTACGCGACGCAGCAGTATTTTCCCAAGAGTGCGGGCAGCTTCTTTTATCGAATGAATTTCTGCCTGGCGGAAATGACAGCGAAATTCGACGCGGCGCCCTTATTGATGGCGATAGCCAGAGGGGAGCGTTTTGTTATTGATGAGGATAGTGTTGTGTTGGAGCGGGTCCAGCGAGGTTTCGCTAGCGCCAGTGGGCGTGAATGGCGCTTTACGCAAGGCGACTATGAAGAGCACCTGATGCGGCAGATGGTTTATCTGCGAGATTGCGTTTACCGCGAGGTGTGA
- a CDS encoding DapH/DapD/GlmU-related protein, whose amino-acid sequence MSELMNVVFADPYLDSLASAYVQRHFPQARIWSLERDALGSFDTAELEAELSGKPCLLFAGPGFAGRLRIDIFSRLLRAGLKLLPVIFDAAMCAPETVVGVGSLIYPNSIVDSGVTIGYNTLIGPNAIIEAGCSIGNHCFIGANTILRTGTRVDNFVYLAEGCDVGGPSGFKADEPARLKIERGVIVMDATRIRESLSSSVMIDAAVGDVIRVFR is encoded by the coding sequence ATGTCAGAACTCATGAATGTTGTATTTGCCGATCCCTATCTGGATAGCCTGGCTAGCGCTTATGTTCAGCGTCACTTTCCACAGGCACGGATCTGGAGCCTTGAGCGAGACGCTTTAGGCAGTTTTGATACCGCCGAGTTAGAGGCTGAGCTCAGCGGCAAGCCTTGTTTGTTGTTTGCGGGTCCAGGGTTTGCCGGGCGCTTGCGCATTGATATCTTCAGCCGTTTGCTGCGCGCTGGCCTGAAGTTGCTGCCTGTGATTTTTGATGCTGCGATGTGTGCGCCAGAAACCGTGGTTGGTGTTGGCTCCTTGATCTATCCCAATAGTATTGTCGATAGTGGCGTGACGATCGGCTACAACACCTTGATCGGGCCGAATGCGATTATCGAGGCTGGCTGCAGTATCGGTAATCACTGCTTCATCGGAGCCAATACGATTCTGCGCACGGGCACCAGGGTGGACAATTTTGTTTATCTTGCGGAAGGTTGTGACGTCGGTGGTCCGTCGGGCTTCAAGGCGGATGAGCCGGCAAGACTCAAGATAGAACGCGGTGTCATCGTGATGGATGCGACCCGCATCCGCGAAAGCCTGTCGTCCAGTGTCATGATCGATGCCGCCGTGGGCGATGTGATCCGTGTGTTTCGTTGA
- a CDS encoding sugar transferase — translation MRRILALVLLLLLSPLLVLLALLVLCAHGWPVLFTQERAGLHGRPFRLYKFRSMRTPSYPGESDEARLTRFGRWLRRTSLDELPGLWNVLTGDMNFIGPRPLPTVYVARCTPEQRRRYALRPGITGWAQVHGRNALDWESRFRLDCWYVDHASWCVDLRILWLTLRVVLTGAGVSAPGQATCAEFLPDKDGRS, via the coding sequence ATGCGGCGGATCTTGGCCCTGGTTTTGCTCCTGCTGCTGTCACCGCTGCTTGTGCTGCTGGCCTTGTTGGTCTTGTGCGCCCACGGATGGCCGGTGTTGTTCACGCAGGAGCGCGCCGGGCTGCATGGCAGGCCATTTCGGCTGTATAAATTCCGTAGCATGCGTACGCCCAGTTATCCAGGCGAGTCTGATGAGGCGCGCCTCACCCGCTTTGGCCGTTGGCTGCGGCGCACCAGTCTGGATGAACTGCCTGGTCTGTGGAATGTGCTCACTGGCGATATGAATTTCATCGGGCCGCGTCCCTTGCCCACGGTCTATGTGGCGCGTTGCACGCCCGAGCAGCGGCGCCGTTATGCGCTGCGGCCGGGTATTACGGGTTGGGCTCAGGTGCACGGCCGCAACGCCCTAGATTGGGAAAGCCGTTTTCGTCTCGATTGCTGGTATGTAGACCATGCGTCCTGGTGTGTGGACCTGCGCATTCTGTGGCTCACGCTGCGGGTGGTGTTGACCGGCGCAGGGGTCAGCGCGCCAGGGCAGGCGACCTGCGCCGAGTTTTTGCCTGACAAGGATGGCCGCTCATGA
- a CDS encoding DegT/DnrJ/EryC1/StrS family aminotransferase yields the protein MTWPFYEEDERQAVMDVLARGQGNAWSGPDVAAFEAAYAAYLGVPYAVALANGTVALELALKALDIGPGQDVLVTARSFIASASAIVAVGARPVFADVDADSQNVTAATLEAARTPLTRAVVLVHLAGWMCEMDDILAWARRHGIKVVEDCAQAHGASYRNQPAGSLGDAAAWSFCQDKIISTGGEGGMVTTASEAVWRRVWSLKDHGKQPGPRPSGGPSFRWVHEAFGGNGRMTAMQAAIGRIQLGKCAAWVAARRERAHGLMDAAARYPALRVPRPPAHIGHAYYRCYVFVRAQALRPGWSRDALMLALQERGVRVFQGSCPEIYREAAFRRAGLGRAQPLPVARELGLSSLAFLVDPGVDRAEQAQRLRALDEVMSRASV from the coding sequence ATGACCTGGCCGTTTTATGAAGAGGATGAGCGGCAGGCGGTCATGGATGTATTGGCGCGCGGGCAGGGCAATGCCTGGTCGGGGCCGGACGTGGCCGCGTTCGAGGCGGCCTACGCGGCTTATCTTGGTGTGCCTTACGCCGTCGCGCTGGCCAATGGCACGGTGGCTCTGGAGCTGGCGCTCAAAGCGCTGGACATCGGGCCGGGTCAGGATGTGCTGGTCACGGCGCGCTCTTTCATCGCCTCGGCGAGCGCCATCGTGGCAGTGGGCGCTCGCCCGGTGTTTGCCGATGTGGACGCAGACAGCCAGAACGTGACGGCCGCCACGCTTGAAGCCGCGCGCACCCCCCTCACGCGGGCGGTCGTTCTGGTGCATCTGGCGGGTTGGATGTGCGAGATGGATGACATCCTCGCTTGGGCCCGCAGGCATGGCATCAAGGTTGTGGAAGACTGCGCGCAGGCGCATGGCGCTAGCTATCGGAATCAGCCGGCAGGCAGTTTGGGCGATGCGGCGGCCTGGTCATTTTGTCAGGACAAGATTATCTCTACCGGCGGCGAGGGAGGCATGGTCACGACCGCTTCCGAGGCGGTCTGGCGCCGCGTGTGGAGCTTGAAGGATCATGGCAAACAGCCAGGCCCCCGGCCGTCTGGCGGCCCGAGCTTTCGTTGGGTGCATGAAGCGTTTGGCGGCAATGGCCGCATGACGGCGATGCAGGCCGCCATCGGGCGGATTCAATTGGGCAAGTGCGCGGCCTGGGTTGCCGCAAGGCGCGAGCGTGCGCATGGCCTGATGGACGCCGCCGCGCGCTATCCGGCCTTGCGCGTGCCGCGCCCGCCAGCGCATATCGGCCATGCGTATTACCGCTGTTATGTGTTTGTGCGTGCGCAGGCCTTGCGTCCCGGCTGGTCGCGGGATGCCTTGATGCTTGCCTTGCAAGAGCGCGGGGTGCGTGTTTTTCAGGGGAGCTGCCCTGAAATCTACCGCGAGGCCGCGTTTCGCCGCGCGGGTCTGGGACGGGCCCAGCCCTTGCCGGTGGCGCGTGAGCTGGGGCTGAGCAGTCTGGCCTTTCTGGTCGATCCAGGGGTGGATAGGGCGGAGCAAGCGCAGCGTCTGCGTGCGCTGGATGAGGTGATGTCGCGGGCCAGCGTCTGA
- a CDS encoding ubiquinone biosynthesis accessory factor UbiJ: protein MLPALPTPTRFALRALNTLLDREAWARERLARHGGKTVRFALNGFGLSLTIDNEGRVQESDPAIVPDVTLSALPERLSLLQFLPGSPKPDMAEVTHISGDAALAQVVADLARDLRWDAQDDLARVIGDIPALRLTAGLQAFLRGTREAARRMAGNTAEYLAEESRVLAGRPVFEQWRLDLTELQQDTDRLARSIGALQSRLAALPLRGNRS from the coding sequence ATGCTGCCTGCACTGCCTACTCCAACGCGTTTCGCCTTGCGCGCCTTGAATACCTTGCTTGATCGTGAGGCCTGGGCCCGCGAACGTCTTGCCCGCCATGGCGGCAAGACTGTGCGTTTTGCCTTGAATGGCTTTGGCCTGTCCCTGACCATAGACAACGAGGGGCGTGTGCAAGAGTCTGATCCAGCTATCGTGCCCGATGTCACGCTGTCAGCCCTGCCCGAGCGTTTGAGTTTGCTGCAATTTTTGCCTGGCTCGCCCAAACCGGATATGGCTGAAGTCACGCATATTTCGGGCGATGCGGCATTGGCCCAGGTGGTGGCGGATCTGGCGCGTGATCTGCGCTGGGATGCTCAGGATGACCTGGCTCGTGTGATCGGCGATATTCCCGCGTTGCGCCTGACGGCCGGCCTGCAAGCCTTTTTGCGCGGCACGCGTGAGGCCGCTCGCCGTATGGCGGGCAATACGGCCGAGTATCTGGCCGAAGAAAGCCGGGTGCTTGCGGGGCGGCCTGTCTTTGAGCAGTGGCGTTTGGATCTGACGGAGCTGCAACAGGATACGGACCGTCTGGCCCGTTCGATCGGCGCATTGCAGAGCCGTCTGGCAGCCCTGCCGCTCAGGGGTAATCGCTCATGA
- the ubiB gene encoding ubiquinone biosynthesis regulatory protein kinase UbiB: MMTFLRLLRIILVSLRYGLDELVLSSLNHPVANGLLRVIRLGTRPRAPRGERLRRALESLGPIFVKFGQVLSTRRDLIPADIANELALLQDRVPPFPSAQAAACIEAALGAPPAQLFAQFDTDPVASASIAQVHFAVLHDGRKVAVKVLRPGMRAVIDKDMGLLRIVARVIERLGPDGRRLKPREVVAEFDKYLHDELDLVREAANCSQLRRNFGPESGRGDILIVPEVIWEYTASTVFTMERMYGIPVGQIDRLRAAGIDIPTLARSGVEIFFTQVFTDGFFHADMHPGNIYVSDNPATLGRYIALDFGIVGSLSEFDKNYLAQNFLAFFRRDYRRVAQLHIESGWVPPDTREEELEGAVRAVCEPYFDRPLAEISLGQVLLRLFQTSRRFNVEIQPQLVLLQKTLLNVEGLGRQLDPDLDLWKTAKPYLERWMRQRVGWDGLKRSLIKEAVQWSQMLPAMPRLVHDYLSRPNVSPQMLAETQRLRRAQEQGNRLLAALTAVLAVGIAVALWALTR, from the coding sequence ATGATGACCTTTCTGCGTCTGCTGCGCATCATTTTGGTTTCTTTGCGTTACGGTCTCGATGAACTGGTGCTGTCCAGTCTCAATCATCCCGTGGCCAACGGTCTGTTGCGCGTGATCCGTTTGGGCACCCGGCCGCGTGCCCCCCGCGGTGAGCGCCTGCGCCGCGCGCTGGAGTCGCTCGGCCCGATTTTCGTGAAGTTCGGCCAGGTGCTGTCTACCCGCCGGGATCTGATCCCGGCTGATATCGCCAACGAGCTGGCCCTATTGCAGGATCGCGTACCGCCTTTCCCCTCGGCGCAGGCGGCAGCCTGCATCGAGGCCGCGCTGGGTGCGCCGCCCGCGCAGCTCTTCGCGCAGTTCGATACGGACCCGGTGGCTTCGGCTTCGATCGCACAAGTGCATTTTGCGGTGCTGCACGATGGCCGCAAGGTGGCCGTCAAGGTGCTGCGGCCCGGCATGCGCGCTGTCATCGACAAAGACATGGGGCTGTTGCGCATTGTGGCGCGCGTCATCGAGCGGCTGGGTCCGGATGGCCGCCGCCTGAAGCCGCGTGAGGTAGTGGCCGAGTTCGATAAATACCTGCATGACGAGTTGGATCTCGTGCGCGAAGCCGCCAACTGCAGCCAGTTGCGCCGCAATTTCGGGCCTGAATCGGGCCGGGGCGATATTCTGATCGTGCCCGAGGTGATCTGGGAGTACACGGCCAGCACCGTTTTCACGATGGAGCGCATGTATGGCATTCCGGTGGGGCAGATCGATCGTCTGCGGGCTGCGGGCATAGACATCCCGACACTGGCCCGCAGCGGTGTGGAAATTTTCTTTACCCAGGTGTTTACGGACGGTTTTTTCCATGCCGACATGCACCCGGGTAATATTTATGTCTCTGACAACCCGGCCACGCTGGGGCGTTACATCGCTCTGGATTTCGGCATCGTGGGTTCTTTGTCGGAGTTCGATAAAAACTATCTCGCGCAGAATTTTCTGGCTTTCTTCCGCCGCGATTACCGGCGTGTGGCGCAGTTGCACATCGAGTCCGGCTGGGTGCCGCCCGACACGCGCGAAGAAGAGCTGGAGGGCGCCGTGCGCGCCGTCTGCGAACCCTATTTCGACCGGCCGCTTGCCGAGATTTCTCTGGGGCAGGTGCTGTTGCGTCTGTTTCAGACCTCGCGCCGCTTTAACGTCGAAATCCAGCCTCAGCTGGTGTTGTTGCAAAAGACCCTGCTCAATGTCGAGGGCCTCGGGCGTCAACTGGACCCTGACCTCGACCTGTGGAAAACGGCCAAGCCCTACCTGGAACGCTGGATGCGTCAGCGTGTGGGATGGGACGGCCTCAAACGCAGTCTGATCAAGGAGGCGGTTCAATGGTCGCAGATGTTGCCGGCCATGCCCCGCCTGGTGCACGACTATCTGAGCCGCCCGAATGTCTCGCCGCAGATGTTGGCCGAGACGCAGCGACTGCGCCGCGCGCAGGAACAGGGCAATCGCCTTCTCGCCGCATTGACGGCAGTGCTCGCCGTGGGGATCGCGGTGGCGCTATGGGCCCTGACGCGATAA